The genomic window CGAAATCTATTTCTTGAACACGAAAAAACATGGAAGCGTAAATTGAAGGAAGCCTTCTATACGATTCGGCTTGAAATGAATTATTCAAAGAAAGAGATTCTTGAAGGCTATTTAAATACTATTTATTATGGGCATGGCGCTTACGGAACAGAAGCAGCAAGCCAGTTTTATTTTGGGAAGCCTGCTCGTGATTTAACCATTGGAGAGGCTTCGATTTTAGCTGGAATTCCAAAGGGGGCTGGCATTTATTCCCCACTCGTATCACTCGAAAATGCGAAAAACCGGCAAAGGATTATTTTGAACACGATGGTCGAAAATGACTATATTGATAAAAAAGCGGCCGAAGCAGCAGTGCAAGAACCGTTGACCTTTGTAGGGAAGCATCTCCATACTAAAGCAAAAACAGCCCCTTACTTTCAGGATGCGGTTCGCCAAGCATTGAAAACAGAGCTGAAACTGGATGACCGGATCATTGAATTAGGGGGACTAAAGGTTTACACCACTTTGGATATGAAACAGCAGGAAGTCGCGGAACAGACAGTTGATCAATTAATCTCAAAGGAATCTGAAATCCAGGTTGGAATGGTTTCGATGAATCCGAAAAACGGGCATGTCAAAGCGATGATCGGAGGAAGGGATTACGCGGAGAGTCCTTTTAACCGTGCCGTTCAGGCAATTCGCCAGCCCGGATCTACGATGAAGCCTGTGCTCTATTACGCTGCCTTGGAAAATGGATTTACTCCTTCCTCTTTAATGCGAAGTGAGCCAACCACTTTCCGATTCGATGACGCAAGACCTGACTATACACCGAAAAACTTTAACAGCCAGTATGCGGATGGCGATATCACCATGGCTCAGGCACTAGCCCTTTCGGATAATATTTATGCTGTTAAAACCCATCTTTTTTTAGGAATTGATACACTCGTTAACACAGCTCAGAAATTTGGACTCTCTACAAAAATGAACAGAGTCCCTTCCCTGGCGCTAGGCACATCTGGTGTTCGGGTGATCGAAATGGCAAATGCTTATAGTATATTTGCGAACGGCGGAAAAAAAGTGGCACCTGTCTTAATTACAAGGGTTGAGAACCATAAGGGAGAAATCATTTACGAACAGGAAAAAGAGGCCCTCCCAATATTGCGCCCCGAATTAGCCTATGTGATGACCCAAATGATGACGGGTATTTTTGACCCGAAGCTGAACGGATACACTAGTGTCACGGGGCGATCCGTTATCAATGATATGACTCGGACCTACGCGGGGAAATCCGGCTCAACGGATACCGACAGCTGGATGATCGGCTATTCCCCGCAGCTTGTTTCCGCCGTTTGGACTGGCTTTGACAAGGGAAAAACGATTCATAAAACCGCAGATAAATCATATGCAAAAAACATCTGGATTCGCTTTATGGAGGAGGCACATCAGGGCTTGCCGGTCAAAGGCTTTAAACCGGTAAAAGGAACAGTCGGCGTCTATGTAAATCCAGAAAACGGCAAATTAGCCACCGATGAATGCCCTGTTAAGCGTCTAACGTATTTCGCCAAAGGCACAGAGCCAACCGAATATTGTACAGCTCACTTGTTATATCAAGAGGAGAAACCAGATGGAAATGAGCAGCCAGCGAAGAAGCCTTGGTATAAGCGGTTGTTTAATTGGTAAAATAGAACCAGTATTGTATGGGACTTAAGCTTTTGGACAGTTTTCAGGGATTTTACTAAAACCTGTCCGAATCAGCTCGGTTTTTGACAGCTTTCTGGGTTTTCTACTAAATCTGTCCAAATAAACTCGCTTTGACAAAGTGAAAAACCTCGTGCCAAAAGGCCCGAGGTTTTTCGTGTCCTAGTTCTATACAGTGCATTCACACTGTTAAATAGTGTACTATTTTTTATTGGATTTGGGCAAGTAGTTAGAAATTTAAGTCAGTAATCTGTCACAATTTCGTCATAAATTAAAAAGATTATTTTAATTTTCTTGCAAACCATCCTTCAGTTGTTGTAGAGAGCGTTCCCACATGCCTACATCGTGATTTTTCAGAAAATCGCTTAGAACTTTCTTCGATTTGGCATCCATATGATCAACCATAATATGGCGTTTAATCGACTTATCCATGCGGTTCACATGTTCCGGCAAAGATTTATAACCCCTGCGAATTTCTCGATCTACCGTCATTTCACAAGCCGTCACACCTGCATAATAAGGACCGTCCTCTTTGCGGTCAATCGTTACCCATATCAGCCAATACGGCTTTCCATTTGGCACATCTTTCTTATTGGGCAGGAATTTAATACCCTTTTCTACTGGACTGCGGGCATGCAACGCACCCACTTCAATCGATGCCTCCCCCGCCTCCACGTCAATGATGACAGGCGAAACATTATCCAAACTTAACGCCCCCGAGCCAAAGCCTCCATGTCCGTCAGTCGGATCACTCTTAATAATATTGAATGCAATATTTTTCTTCTTTTTTTCTTCCAACTTGAAGTTCCTCCTTTTTTCAAAAAAGCTTTTTATAAAAATATCCCGCCAAAGAAGTTAGCTAACCCATCTGCAACGACTGGTAAAACGTAACGAAAAATTGGCTGAATCGTATATTGGTCGAGCGGCGTAATGACTAGTATTAAGAAAATCACCGACCCGTATGCCTCATACTGAGTTAAACGCGGTCGAATCGATTTTGGCATTAAATCCTCCACAATGCGATATCCGTCCAAAGGCGGGAGCGGGATTAAGTTAAAAATAAACAAAACTAAATTGAGATGGATAAAAATATTTAAAAAATCAGGGACAAAAGATGGTAATCCAGCCGCGAGACCCATTCCGACCATAGCATACCAAATGAGAAACCCTAGGCTCGCCATGATTAAATTGCTGATAGGACCGGCAATGGATACCGAAATTCCTGCTAAACGCGGATTTTTAAAGAAGAATCTGTTAACCGGAACAGGTCTTGCCCAGCCAAAGCCTGCAATAAAAATCAGAATGGTTCCAATTGGATCTAAATGCTGAATCGGATTTAACGTCAGCCTTCCTTGATTTTTCGCTGTTGGGTCGCCGAATTTATAGGCGACAAACGCATGAGCAAATTCATGAACGGTAAAAGCAATCATTAATGTAATCGCCACATAAGGAATTTCCTTTAAATTAAAGGCTAAAAATTGTTCCAAGGCCAAAACCCCTTTAATTACAACTTAAAAAAAATTATACACGATATCGAGGATAAAAGGAAAAAGAACAAACCACTTGCACATTTTTCTGAAATATGGAAAACTACAAGCATTAAGGAATCCGCCTGTAAAATCAAAGCGGAATGCCCCAGCTCACAAAAAGGAGAGATCCCCATGCCATATGTAACAGTTAAAATGCTAGAAGGCCGCACAGAGGAACAAAAGAAATCACTCGTTGAGAAAGTAACAGACGCAGTAAGCGAGACAACAGGAGCACCGAAGGATAAGGTCGTTGTGTTTATCGAGGAAATGTCTAAAAATCATTACGCTGTTGCTGGCAAGCGACTAAGCGATCAATAATTTATGCAGGGGTGCGGTCATGTACCCCAAAAGCCGGGCTTACTCAATGCCCGGCTTTCTTTTTCAAGCTTTCAATATATTGATAAGCAGCCTCCACTTCTTCCTCCGTATAGCGCTGCTTGCTTTTTAACGTAAAAACCTTCTCCTTCACTTCTTCTTTCGGCAGGTTTTCAAAAAATAGTACGGTTGAAACAAGCTCAAGGAATCTTGCATTTTGACTATTCATATCAGTCAAGCAATCTTGAAGATTAGGCATTGAAACCCCTTCATTCAGGCTTAGGAACTCCTTGCCATTGTCCGTTAACGTGTACCGGTACTGAT from Bacillus sp. DTU_2020_1000418_1_SI_GHA_SEK_038 includes these protein-coding regions:
- a CDS encoding PBP1A family penicillin-binding protein, which produces MEIMTNQRFKKAGKYFRAIFILSLIGFALAAIIMAGILIYAKVLGPPPLAVPQSTLFYSDDGTVIGESHNGQKRYWVELDDISPYLVNATVSIEDRKFYSHHGFDYKRIAGAILADIKAMAKVQGASTISQQYARNLFLEHEKTWKRKLKEAFYTIRLEMNYSKKEILEGYLNTIYYGHGAYGTEAASQFYFGKPARDLTIGEASILAGIPKGAGIYSPLVSLENAKNRQRIILNTMVENDYIDKKAAEAAVQEPLTFVGKHLHTKAKTAPYFQDAVRQALKTELKLDDRIIELGGLKVYTTLDMKQQEVAEQTVDQLISKESEIQVGMVSMNPKNGHVKAMIGGRDYAESPFNRAVQAIRQPGSTMKPVLYYAALENGFTPSSLMRSEPTTFRFDDARPDYTPKNFNSQYADGDITMAQALALSDNIYAVKTHLFLGIDTLVNTAQKFGLSTKMNRVPSLALGTSGVRVIEMANAYSIFANGGKKVAPVLITRVENHKGEIIYEQEKEALPILRPELAYVMTQMMTGIFDPKLNGYTSVTGRSVINDMTRTYAGKSGSTDTDSWMIGYSPQLVSAVWTGFDKGKTIHKTADKSYAKNIWIRFMEEAHQGLPVKGFKPVKGTVGVYVNPENGKLATDECPVKRLTYFAKGTEPTEYCTAHLLYQEEKPDGNEQPAKKPWYKRLFNW
- a CDS encoding YwhD family protein, which codes for MEEKKKKNIAFNIIKSDPTDGHGGFGSGALSLDNVSPVIIDVEAGEASIEVGALHARSPVEKGIKFLPNKKDVPNGKPYWLIWVTIDRKEDGPYYAGVTACEMTVDREIRRGYKSLPEHVNRMDKSIKRHIMVDHMDAKSKKVLSDFLKNHDVGMWERSLQQLKDGLQEN
- a CDS encoding site-2 protease family protein is translated as MEQFLAFNLKEIPYVAITLMIAFTVHEFAHAFVAYKFGDPTAKNQGRLTLNPIQHLDPIGTILIFIAGFGWARPVPVNRFFFKNPRLAGISVSIAGPISNLIMASLGFLIWYAMVGMGLAAGLPSFVPDFLNIFIHLNLVLFIFNLIPLPPLDGYRIVEDLMPKSIRPRLTQYEAYGSVIFLILVITPLDQYTIQPIFRYVLPVVADGLANFFGGIFL
- a CDS encoding 2-hydroxymuconate tautomerase, with product MPYVTVKMLEGRTEEQKKSLVEKVTDAVSETTGAPKDKVVVFIEEMSKNHYAVAGKRLSDQ
- a CDS encoding YwgA family protein, whose amino-acid sequence is MLKDHAKIIHAIAASEEIIGRKRLQKMVYIAKKLEFPFQERFQFHFYGPYSEELTLRVEELCNMGFLNELKEKKGGYYQYRYTLTDNGKEFLSLNEGVSMPNLQDCLTDMNSQNARFLELVSTVLFFENLPKEEVKEKVFTLKSKQRYTEEEVEAAYQYIESLKKKAGH